The genomic window GAATACCATCACCAAAGTCGAGCTTCTCGCCTTGCTTAACAACATGGAACGGTATATTTTTCTTTTTGATCGTCTTTAAGTAATCTTTATACACTGCTGTCGTAGTCGTCTTACCGCAATCGTAGATCTGTCCGATATCACAGCGTTTCGCCACCTCGGCGAAACCTCCGATATGATCTGCGTGCGGATGAGTGATCATCAAAACGTCAACCTTCTTGACATTTTCTTTTTTCAGCTGACGAACGAGCTGTTCACGTTCGTCGATATCACTCGTATCGATCAAGATCGTTTTTTCCTTACTGCGCACTAAGATAGCATCGCCTTGCCCGACATCGAGCATTTTTATCGTTAAGCCATCTTTTTGCGGTGCTGTCGTCGGTTCCAAAAAAGAACAGCCTCCGACAGCGAATAATAAGATCGCCACAATGGCAACCAATATTCGATAAACTGTGTTTCGTTTCATATCTTCGTCGATTCCTCCATGATGAATCTAGAAGGACGTTAAACCAAGACTGACTTTTGCCCCCTGATTCACACGCGCCATAGCTTCTTCGTCTAAGTGTGTTATCTTTTGTTTTAAGCGTCGTTTATCGATCGTTCTGATCTGCTCTAATAATATCACCGAATCTCTTTCCAGACTACCCTCTCCTGCCATGAGTTCTACATGAGTAGGCAGTTTGGCCTTTTCGATCTGGGATGTAATTGCGGCAACGATCACGGTCGGACTATATTTATTCCCGATATCATTTTGGATCACGAGGACGGGACGAAGCCCGCCTTGCTCCGAGCCTACTACGGGGCTCAGATTCGCATAATAAATATCTCCGCGTTTAACGACCATCGTCATTCACGCTCCGCTGCCAGCAACTCGGAAACCTCCAAATTTTCGGCATCTGCATACAACCCTTCTTCCGCTAACGCTAAATTGATCTCTGCCATTTCCTGATAACCGCGTTTCATTGATGCGATCATAGCCTTGCGTTTGCACTGCGCAACGTAATCACGCAGTGCCTCCCGAATCAATTGACTGCGACTCTGTTTCACAAGCACGGCAATACCGTCTATTTCTTCCAGCAGGCTGCCGGGGACACTGATCATTACACGTTTTAATTCGGCCACAATTACACCTCCGCCGTTTCTTTACCTGCCTACAGTATAATCGAGTCAAGTCAAGAAATCAAACATTTTATCCCCATTTTCCCTGCCAAATTCAGGCAGCATCTCGCCATGTCGCTCGCGCACTGCAAGTCGCATCGCATTCGCTACATCGCCTGCCACAAGGCCGATTTTACCGTCTTTTGCCACGATATCACCTGCCATCGCATGCAGTCTGACACCTGTTACGGCGGCATCGTGACTGGAAAGACCTTGCCCTACCAGTGCACCGATCGCACCTGCCAGCACATCGCCCATACCGCCCGACGCCATACCTTCGTTACCGCACACATTGAGATACACATCACCGTCAGGATATGCCACGACCGTACGCGCACCTTTCAGTACGACGATGCTGTGGAATACTTTGGCCGCTTCTCTTGCGATCTCGATGCGTCGCGCATTGACCTCTGCAATGCTGATATGGAGCAGATTTGCCAATTCACCGGGATGCGGTGTCAAAATAGGAAGTGCCTTGGCTTCTAAAAGTACTTCGGGGCGACGCGCAAGTGCATAGAGCGCATCGGCATCAATAATGAGCGGTACTTCTGCCTGTCTCACGACGGCTTCTACCAAGTCCATTGTTTCTTCTTCGCGACCAAGCCCCGGCCCAATGACGAGCACATCGGAGCGATTTGCTTTGAGCAAAAGTTCTTCGAGCGCACTCATTGCCAATGTACCCGCTTCGGTATCATCAAGCATCATCGTCATCGCTTCTGTCGTTTTCATTTCCAATATCTGCCCTACCGACTTCGGCGTGCAGACCGTAACAAGGCCCGCACCGCTTCTAAGCGCACTCGTTGACACCAGCACTGCGGCACCTGTCAGACCGACAGACCCGCCCGCGATAACGACTCTGCCGCAGCTTCCCTTATGCGCATACGGCAGTCGATTCGCTTCGATGTCGACTGTACAATCATTGTCTATCACCTGCACCGCACCTGTCTGAAGGGCCAGTTTTTCGGGAATACCGATCGAGGCGATCGTAATGCGGCCGCAATACGCCGAGCCGGGATAGAGCACCAAACCCAGCTTGCAGGCACCGAATGTGATCGTATCATGCGCACGTACGGCACCGACTGCGACTTGCCCGCTGTCTGCATGGACACCCGTCGGCACATCTACGGCTACGATATATTTGCCGGATTCATTCATCATCTCGGTAATACGGCGCATACCGTCCTTGAGCTGTCCGCTAAAGCCAATACCGAGAAGCGCATCAACGAGGCAATCCGATACAGCGATAGACTGACGGATACGATCAAGATCACGATCACCGTGTACCGCGATGAGGTCTATCTTCATCGCTTCTACGATCTCTCTGTTGATCTTCGCATCGCCTTGATTCGCTTCGGGATTGCCGAAAAACAGCACCCTGACTGCCGCACCGCGATTCGCCATGTAGCGTGCTACCGCCAGACCGTCTCCGCCGTTATTTCCTTTGCCTGCAAATATCAAGATACGTTTACCCTTGAGCTTACCGAGTCTTGTTTCGATGAGATCCGCTGTCTGTCTTGCGGCATTTTCCATCAAAACGATCGACGGTACACCGTATTCTTCTATTGCCACTCGTTCCAGTTCACGCATCTCTGCGACATTTACCAATCTCACTTCGCATCCCTCCAAGCCATCGCCTGTGCTATTGCATACGTTTTATCATGCGATAGAGAAATGACGATCTCCGTGATGCCCTGCTCTCTGCAAAACTGTGCAAAATATCCGCTGAGCGTCACAGTCGGCGCGCCAAGCTCATTCGGCAATATTTCTATTTCCGTCAGCTTACCGCCGCGAAGACCCGTACCGAATGCTTTGAGAATGGCTTCTTTGCCTGCGAATC from Selenomonadales bacterium includes these protein-coding regions:
- a CDS encoding MBL fold metallo-hydrolase, which codes for MKRNTVYRILVAIVAILLFAVGGCSFLEPTTAPQKDGLTIKMLDVGQGDAILVRSKEKTILIDTSDIDEREQLVRQLKKENVKKVDVLMITHPHADHIGGFAEVAKRCDIGQIYDCGKTTTTAVYKDYLKTIKKKNIPFHVVKQGEKLDFGDGI
- a CDS encoding type II toxin-antitoxin system PemK/MazF family toxin; translated protein: MVVKRGDIYYANLSPVVGSEQGGLRPVLVIQNDIGNKYSPTVIVAAITSQIEKAKLPTHVELMAGEGSLERDSVILLEQIRTIDKRRLKQKITHLDEEAMARVNQGAKVSLGLTSF
- a CDS encoding ribbon-helix-helix protein, CopG family; translated protein: MISVPGSLLEEIDGIAVLVKQSRSQLIREALRDYVAQCKRKAMIASMKRGYQEMAEINLALAEEGLYADAENLEVSELLAAERE
- a CDS encoding NAD(P)H-hydrate dehydratase; its protein translation is MRLVNVAEMRELERVAIEEYGVPSIVLMENAARQTADLIETRLGKLKGKRILIFAGKGNNGGDGLAVARYMANRGAAVRVLFFGNPEANQGDAKINREIVEAMKIDLIAVHGDRDLDRIRQSIAVSDCLVDALLGIGFSGQLKDGMRRITEMMNESGKYIVAVDVPTGVHADSGQVAVGAVRAHDTITFGACKLGLVLYPGSAYCGRITIASIGIPEKLALQTGAVQVIDNDCTVDIEANRLPYAHKGSCGRVVIAGGSVGLTGAAVLVSTSALRSGAGLVTVCTPKSVGQILEMKTTEAMTMMLDDTEAGTLAMSALEELLLKANRSDVLVIGPGLGREEETMDLVEAVVRQAEVPLIIDADALYALARRPEVLLEAKALPILTPHPGELANLLHISIAEVNARRIEIAREAAKVFHSIVVLKGARTVVAYPDGDVYLNVCGNEGMASGGMGDVLAGAIGALVGQGLSSHDAAVTGVRLHAMAGDIVAKDGKIGLVAGDVANAMRLAVRERHGEMLPEFGRENGDKMFDFLT
- the acpS gene encoding holo-ACP synthase gives rise to the protein MAPGIGIDMVEVARIARAIEKGGFKDRVFTPAEQAYCDSRGVQSILSYAARFAGKEAILKAFGTGLRGGKLTEIEILPNELGAPTVTLSGYFAQFCREQGITEIVISLSHDKTYAIAQAMAWRDAK